From the Lancefieldella sp. Marseille-Q7238 genome, one window contains:
- the xdh gene encoding selenium-dependent xanthine dehydrogenase translates to MAEEVERYTFTVNGETVTTTESKSLLRFLRDDLHLLSVKDGCSQGACGTCTVVIDGVATRGCVMNTKRANGKVIETVEGLSHEEQEAFVYAFGSVGAVQCGFCIPGMVMSGAALIRRNPDPSEDEVKEAIKNNICRCTGYKKIIEGILKAARILRGEEEIDPDLERGDNYGVGSKAFRVDVRPKVLGYGKYPDDVTDVEYPDMVYGSCVRSKYPRARVIKIDTAAAEALPGVLGVLKAEDVPVNKVGHIQQDWDVFIAEGSLTRDMGDAICMVVAEDEKTLEAAKKLVKVKYEELPVVRDIYEARTEGAPLVHEEADTNLCQSRHITRGDAKEALKNSAFTVTRHFSTPFTEHAFLEPECAVAFPYKDGVKILSTDQGAYDTRKEVAHMFGWDKTPNRVVVETMLVGGGFGGKEDVTVQHISALAAYKFHRTVKCKFTRNESLAFHPKRHAMEADFTLGCDAEGHLTGLDCEVNFDTGAYASLCGPVLERACTHAVGPYKYQNTDIRGFGYYTNNPPAGAFRGFGVCQTEFALEELIDLLAEKVGITPWEMRWRNAVAPGDVLPNGQICDQSTALKETLLAVKDVYEAHKDHAGLACAMKNSGVGVGLPDAGRANIRIENGKVVVYSATSDIGQGCNTVFLQDVAEATGLPKSVIVNGECSTENAPDSGTTSGSRQTVVTGEAVRGVAFLLRDALLDLEAGKEVSAEPVEANGDGKTIVYSDGRPYEGVGYADGKALVAGGGIYPQDPVAGLQKLEGHEFRYVYFEPTDKLGADKPNPKSHICYAFATTCVVLDDEGKVTDVYAAHDSGKVINPIAIQGQIEGGVLMSLGYATTEDFKLHDCVPKSRYATLGLFHAPDIPHIEAIYVEKEHLLPVAYGGKGIGEIATIPTAPAVANAYYALDHVMRTKLPLEDSYYRKPKAQK, encoded by the coding sequence ATGGCTGAAGAGGTTGAGCGGTACACCTTTACGGTGAACGGCGAAACGGTTACTACGACTGAAAGCAAGTCGCTGCTCCGTTTTCTCCGCGATGATCTGCATCTGTTGTCCGTTAAAGACGGCTGTTCGCAAGGGGCTTGCGGCACTTGTACGGTTGTTATCGATGGTGTTGCCACGCGCGGCTGCGTTATGAACACAAAACGGGCAAACGGCAAGGTTATAGAGACTGTCGAGGGTCTTTCCCATGAAGAGCAGGAAGCCTTTGTATACGCTTTTGGCTCTGTCGGCGCGGTCCAGTGCGGTTTTTGTATTCCCGGTATGGTTATGAGTGGTGCGGCTCTAATACGCCGCAACCCTGATCCGTCTGAGGATGAGGTCAAAGAGGCAATCAAAAACAATATCTGCCGCTGCACGGGCTACAAGAAAATTATCGAAGGCATTCTGAAAGCCGCGCGTATTCTTCGCGGCGAAGAGGAAATCGATCCTGACCTTGAGCGTGGCGATAATTACGGTGTCGGCTCCAAGGCGTTTCGTGTAGACGTTCGTCCCAAGGTACTCGGTTACGGTAAATATCCCGATGATGTCACTGATGTTGAGTACCCCGACATGGTATACGGATCGTGTGTCCGCTCAAAGTATCCCCGTGCGCGTGTGATTAAGATAGACACCGCCGCTGCGGAAGCCCTTCCTGGTGTTCTTGGCGTTCTCAAGGCGGAGGATGTGCCGGTCAATAAGGTTGGCCATATCCAGCAGGACTGGGATGTCTTTATTGCCGAGGGTTCGCTTACGCGCGATATGGGCGACGCTATCTGTATGGTTGTCGCGGAAGACGAGAAGACTCTTGAAGCTGCAAAAAAGCTGGTCAAGGTTAAGTATGAAGAGCTTCCCGTGGTACGTGATATCTATGAGGCTCGCACTGAGGGAGCGCCGCTCGTTCATGAGGAAGCCGACACCAATCTGTGTCAAAGCCGCCATATTACGCGCGGCGATGCCAAAGAGGCGCTCAAAAATTCCGCCTTTACGGTTACCAGGCACTTCTCGACACCCTTTACCGAGCACGCGTTTCTTGAACCTGAATGCGCCGTTGCCTTTCCCTATAAAGATGGTGTGAAGATTCTTTCCACTGACCAAGGTGCCTACGATACGCGCAAAGAGGTTGCGCATATGTTTGGGTGGGATAAGACGCCCAATCGCGTTGTAGTCGAGACCATGCTTGTGGGTGGCGGCTTTGGCGGCAAGGAAGACGTTACGGTTCAGCACATTTCAGCGCTTGCCGCTTACAAGTTCCACAGAACGGTGAAGTGCAAGTTTACCCGAAACGAATCCTTAGCCTTTCATCCGAAGCGCCATGCCATGGAGGCTGATTTTACCCTTGGCTGCGATGCCGAAGGTCATCTGACCGGTCTTGACTGTGAAGTCAATTTTGATACCGGCGCTTACGCGTCACTCTGTGGCCCCGTACTTGAGCGCGCCTGTACACATGCGGTCGGCCCTTATAAATACCAAAATACCGATATTCGCGGTTTTGGCTATTACACCAATAATCCGCCGGCTGGCGCATTCCGCGGTTTCGGCGTCTGCCAGACCGAGTTTGCCCTCGAAGAACTTATTGATCTTCTCGCTGAAAAGGTAGGCATCACTCCGTGGGAAATGCGTTGGCGCAACGCCGTCGCCCCCGGAGACGTGCTCCCTAACGGGCAGATTTGCGATCAATCAACGGCTCTCAAAGAGACGCTTCTGGCGGTCAAAGACGTATATGAGGCGCATAAAGACCATGCTGGTCTCGCGTGTGCCATGAAAAACTCAGGCGTTGGCGTCGGACTGCCTGACGCGGGACGCGCAAACATCCGCATTGAAAATGGCAAGGTCGTCGTGTATTCTGCTACCTCTGACATCGGTCAAGGCTGCAATACGGTCTTTTTGCAGGACGTAGCGGAAGCGACAGGGCTTCCCAAATCAGTCATCGTCAATGGAGAATGCTCCACGGAAAATGCCCCTGACTCGGGTACCACCTCCGGTTCGCGCCAGACTGTGGTTACCGGTGAAGCCGTCCGTGGTGTGGCGTTTCTGCTGCGTGACGCTCTTTTAGATCTGGAAGCCGGTAAAGAAGTGTCTGCTGAGCCTGTTGAGGCAAACGGCGATGGTAAGACTATTGTCTATTCCGACGGCCGCCCCTATGAAGGTGTCGGCTACGCGGACGGAAAGGCGCTGGTTGCAGGTGGAGGCATCTATCCACAAGATCCCGTTGCCGGTCTTCAGAAGCTTGAAGGCCATGAATTCCGTTATGTATACTTTGAACCAACCGATAAGCTTGGTGCCGATAAACCTAATCCCAAGAGTCATATCTGCTATGCCTTTGCTACTACGTGCGTAGTGCTTGATGATGAGGGCAAAGTTACCGATGTATATGCCGCTCATGACTCAGGTAAGGTCATCAATCCTATTGCAATCCAAGGGCAAATTGAAGGCGGCGTTTTGATGTCTCTTGGCTACGCGACTACGGAGGATTTCAAACTCCATGACTGCGTGCCCAAGTCTCGATACGCCACACTCGGACTCTTCCATGCGCCTGATATCCCGCATATTGAGGCAATCTACGTTGAGAAGGAACACTTGCTGCCGGTCGCCTATGGCGGCAAGGGTATCGGTGAAATTGCAACGATTCCAACGGCGCCTGCTGTTGCGAATGCCTACTATGCGCTGGATCACGTTATGCGCACCAAGCTGCCCCTGGAAGATTCGTACTACCGTAAGCCAAAAGCTCAAAAGTGA
- the ygfK gene encoding putative selenate reductase subunit YgfK, with protein MSDIMRPMRFDHLMNWILGEYEAQKTIFGERAFAKTTGAARPIFREKIETPFGPAAGPNTQLAQNIVASYVTGARFFELKTVQKMDGEELSACVNKPCILASDEGYNCEWSTELTVPQAFDEYVKAWVICHILARELGLGDPDGFVFNMSVGYDLEGIKTPKVDKYINDMKDASETPVFKEAIAWAKANVGRFRNVDAAFIDSIPARISDSITESTLHGCPPDEIERIATYLITEKGLNTFIKCNPTLLGYDYARKTLDALGFDYIAFDDHHFLEDLQWDDAVPMLERLIKLCEESGVEFGVKLTNTFPVDVTRGELPSEEMYMSGRSLWTLSLSLAKRMAEQFDGKLRISYSGGADYNNIRELVDTGIWPVTMATTILKPGGYERMTQIARLFTDGDTRPFSGVDAEKVAALLERSLKDARYHKEIKPQPDRHVRGKLPLTDCFIAPCRDSCPIHQDIPGYLKAVDEGRYADALHIILERNALPFITGTICPHTCTNSCMRNYVDEHVHIRGCKLTAAEKGLAEVLPTLASRGAVEGKNVAVVGAGPAGLAAASFLSRAGVKVTVFERTNKLGGIVRHVIPNFRISEAAIDNDVKLCQAYGAAFTTGVEIKDVNTLLSEGYTDVVVAIGAWAPGRKTLKSGEALDALEFLEQFKSNPASVDLGTDVVVIGAGNTAMDVARAAKRVAGVQNVRLVYRRTKRYMPADEEELQMALDDGVEFMELLAPGDFADAKLTCEIMKLGAPDESGRRRPEGTGEFTTVPATAVITAVGEQIDSSLYTTSGIALDEKSRPVVDGNLQTSVDHVFAVGDGRRGPATVVKGIADAMTVAVAIAGFNFSGKENSNLEEDVAKIFGKRGQLCGDPASCDQSRCLSCPSVCEACVEVCPNRANVAIKVLGLRQQQIIHVDGMCNECGNCAVFCPYSEGRPYKDKFTAFWSREDFDNSENEGFLPTEDGFLIRLDGGVGIYNVDDEACGLPEHIRKMVVTVRDDYRYLLNV; from the coding sequence ATGAGCGACATTATGCGTCCCATGAGATTTGACCATCTGATGAATTGGATTCTCGGCGAGTATGAGGCTCAAAAGACTATTTTTGGTGAGCGTGCTTTCGCCAAGACGACAGGGGCCGCCCGTCCCATCTTCAGGGAGAAGATTGAGACTCCGTTTGGACCTGCCGCAGGGCCAAATACGCAGCTCGCGCAAAACATCGTAGCGTCCTACGTTACCGGTGCCCGCTTCTTTGAGCTCAAGACGGTTCAGAAGATGGATGGCGAAGAGCTTTCCGCCTGTGTCAATAAACCTTGCATCCTCGCGTCAGACGAGGGATACAACTGCGAGTGGTCTACGGAGCTCACGGTACCCCAGGCGTTCGATGAATACGTCAAAGCCTGGGTCATCTGCCATATCCTTGCCCGTGAGCTTGGTCTGGGAGATCCTGATGGCTTCGTCTTTAACATGTCTGTCGGCTATGACCTTGAGGGCATAAAGACACCCAAGGTAGATAAGTACATCAATGACATGAAGGACGCCTCCGAGACGCCCGTTTTCAAGGAGGCAATCGCCTGGGCAAAAGCCAATGTTGGTCGCTTCCGTAACGTTGATGCTGCCTTCATTGATTCCATTCCGGCGCGTATTTCTGATTCCATTACCGAGTCTACGCTTCACGGCTGCCCGCCGGATGAGATTGAGCGCATTGCTACCTATCTCATTACCGAGAAGGGTCTCAACACGTTTATCAAGTGCAATCCCACACTTTTGGGGTATGACTACGCTCGCAAGACGCTTGACGCTTTGGGCTTCGACTACATCGCCTTTGATGATCACCACTTCCTCGAGGATTTGCAGTGGGACGACGCGGTACCCATGCTTGAGCGTCTCATAAAGCTGTGCGAGGAAAGCGGCGTTGAGTTTGGCGTCAAGCTGACCAATACGTTCCCAGTGGACGTTACCCGTGGCGAGCTTCCCAGCGAAGAGATGTACATGTCCGGCCGTTCCCTCTGGACGCTCTCTTTGTCCCTGGCGAAGCGTATGGCCGAGCAGTTTGACGGCAAGCTTCGTATCTCGTATTCCGGCGGAGCGGATTACAACAACATTAGGGAGCTGGTGGATACCGGCATTTGGCCCGTTACCATGGCAACCACCATTTTGAAGCCGGGCGGCTATGAGCGCATGACACAGATTGCCAGGCTCTTTACCGATGGCGATACCAGGCCATTTTCTGGCGTTGATGCCGAGAAAGTTGCTGCGCTGCTTGAGCGGTCGCTTAAAGACGCGCGCTATCACAAGGAAATCAAGCCTCAGCCTGATCGCCATGTGCGCGGTAAGCTGCCCTTAACTGACTGCTTCATTGCGCCCTGCCGCGATTCCTGTCCTATCCATCAGGATATCCCCGGCTATCTTAAGGCGGTCGATGAAGGCCGTTACGCTGACGCGCTTCACATTATTCTTGAGCGCAACGCGCTGCCGTTCATTACGGGTACCATCTGCCCGCATACCTGCACTAATTCCTGTATGCGCAACTATGTTGACGAGCATGTCCATATTCGCGGCTGCAAACTGACTGCTGCCGAGAAGGGCCTGGCGGAGGTTCTTCCAACGCTCGCTTCTCGTGGCGCAGTCGAAGGCAAGAACGTTGCTGTCGTTGGCGCCGGTCCGGCCGGTCTTGCCGCAGCGTCGTTTTTATCGCGCGCGGGTGTCAAGGTCACTGTCTTTGAGCGTACGAACAAGCTCGGAGGCATTGTACGTCACGTCATTCCCAATTTTCGCATCTCTGAGGCGGCAATCGACAACGATGTGAAACTTTGCCAGGCATACGGCGCCGCTTTTACAACAGGCGTCGAAATCAAGGATGTCAACACCTTGCTTTCCGAAGGCTATACCGATGTAGTCGTAGCTATTGGAGCATGGGCTCCCGGCCGCAAGACGCTGAAGTCCGGCGAGGCCCTTGACGCCCTTGAGTTCCTTGAGCAATTCAAGAGTAATCCGGCATCTGTTGATCTTGGCACCGACGTTGTTGTTATCGGAGCCGGTAACACGGCCATGGATGTTGCCCGTGCGGCGAAGCGCGTGGCAGGCGTTCAAAACGTGCGTCTTGTGTACCGCCGCACTAAGCGCTATATGCCGGCTGACGAGGAAGAGCTTCAAATGGCTCTCGACGACGGCGTAGAGTTCATGGAACTTCTCGCTCCGGGAGATTTTGCTGACGCGAAGCTGACGTGTGAGATTATGAAACTCGGCGCGCCTGACGAATCTGGTCGCCGCCGTCCTGAGGGTACCGGCGAATTCACTACGGTTCCCGCAACCGCAGTGATTACAGCCGTGGGAGAGCAAATTGACTCCAGCTTGTATACCACTTCCGGCATCGCCCTTGACGAGAAGAGTCGTCCTGTTGTTGACGGAAACCTTCAGACCTCCGTTGACCATGTGTTTGCTGTTGGCGATGGCCGCCGCGGTCCCGCAACGGTGGTGAAAGGCATCGCCGACGCCATGACTGTGGCTGTTGCCATAGCAGGCTTCAATTTCTCGGGTAAAGAGAACTCCAATCTTGAGGAAGATGTCGCCAAGATCTTTGGTAAGCGCGGGCAGCTCTGCGGAGATCCCGCCTCATGTGATCAATCTCGTTGCCTCTCATGTCCTTCGGTGTGTGAAGCCTGCGTTGAGGTGTGCCCGAACCGCGCAAACGTTGCAATCAAAGTTTTGGGCCTGCGCCAGCAGCAAATCATTCACGTTGACGGCATGTGTAATGAATGTGGTAATTGCGCTGTCTTCTGTCCGTATTCTGAGGGCCGCCCCTATAAGGACAAATTCACTGCCTTCTGGAGCCGTGAAGATTTTGACAATTCTGAAAATGAGGGCTTCCTTCCGACTGAAGACGGCTTCCTGATTCGTCTTGACGGCGGCGTGGGAATTTACAATGTTGATGATGAGGCCTGTGGTCTTCCGGAACATATCCGTAAGATGGTCGTAACCGTCAGAGATGATTACCGGTATCTCCTGAATGTATAG
- the ssnA gene encoding putative aminohydrolase SsnA — protein sequence MLLIVNGRVITRDKANPYVEDGAVAIEGEKIVAVDTRAKLEAAYPNAEKLDAYGGVIMPGLINCHTHIYSGLARGLAITGCNPHNFLENLEQQWWNIDRHLTLDGTRACAYATILDSLRNGVTTIFDHHASFYEIPGSLFAIKDVAQELGIRACLCYETSDRDGQTKCDEAIAENVAFATWAEAEDDDMIAAMFGGHALFTLSDETLDKMVEANNGLTGFHIHVCEGMDDVYDSALNHGTTAVHRLLDHGLLGEKTMLGHCIHVTPADMDILAATNTSIVNNPESNMGNAVGCAPVLEFFKRNINVCLGTDAYTHDMLESLKVLLPIQRHNACMPNVGWVEAMTMLFKNNVKMAEKYFSVKSNGKPLGKLAPGAAADIAIFDYKPFTPFSDENIDGHMLFGFEGKNCRTTIVNGKVLYKDREFVAYDEDKINNWTMVEAKKLWGALNNRQY from the coding sequence ATGCTGCTTATTGTGAACGGTCGTGTTATTACGCGCGACAAGGCAAATCCTTACGTTGAAGACGGCGCCGTCGCAATCGAGGGCGAGAAGATCGTTGCCGTTGACACGCGCGCGAAGCTCGAAGCCGCGTATCCCAACGCGGAGAAGCTTGACGCGTATGGCGGCGTTATTATGCCGGGTCTTATCAACTGTCACACCCACATTTATTCCGGCCTGGCCCGCGGTCTTGCCATTACAGGCTGCAACCCCCATAACTTCCTTGAAAATCTCGAGCAGCAATGGTGGAACATCGACCGTCATCTTACGCTTGACGGTACCCGTGCCTGTGCGTATGCAACTATTCTTGATTCGCTGCGCAATGGCGTTACAACTATTTTTGACCACCACGCCAGCTTCTACGAGATTCCGGGTTCGCTTTTTGCCATCAAGGACGTTGCTCAGGAACTCGGCATCCGCGCGTGTCTTTGCTATGAGACGTCAGACCGCGACGGGCAGACCAAGTGCGATGAGGCTATCGCCGAAAACGTTGCATTCGCCACATGGGCAGAAGCTGAAGACGATGATATGATCGCCGCTATGTTTGGCGGCCATGCGCTCTTTACGCTCTCCGATGAGACGCTGGACAAGATGGTTGAGGCCAACAACGGCCTGACCGGCTTCCATATTCACGTCTGTGAAGGCATGGACGACGTCTATGATTCCGCGTTAAACCACGGCACTACCGCCGTGCATCGCCTGCTCGATCACGGACTTTTGGGCGAGAAGACCATGCTTGGACACTGCATTCATGTAACTCCCGCCGATATGGATATTCTTGCCGCCACCAATACCAGCATCGTTAACAATCCGGAATCCAATATGGGCAATGCGGTTGGCTGCGCTCCGGTACTCGAATTCTTCAAGCGCAACATCAATGTTTGCCTGGGTACAGATGCCTACACGCACGATATGTTGGAATCACTCAAGGTTCTTTTGCCCATCCAGCGCCACAACGCCTGTATGCCAAATGTTGGTTGGGTTGAGGCCATGACTATGCTCTTTAAGAATAACGTCAAGATGGCGGAAAAGTACTTCTCTGTAAAGTCCAACGGCAAGCCCTTAGGCAAACTTGCGCCTGGCGCCGCTGCCGACATCGCAATCTTTGACTACAAGCCGTTCACGCCGTTCTCCGACGAGAACATCGATGGTCATATGCTCTTTGGCTTTGAGGGCAAGAACTGCCGCACCACCATTGTCAACGGCAAGGTTCTTTACAAGGACCGCGAATTTGTAGCGTATGACGAAGACAAGATTAACAACTGGACTATGGTTGAGGCGAAGAAGCTCTGGGGAGCTCTCAACAATCGCCAGTACTAA
- a CDS encoding helix-turn-helix transcriptional regulator has protein sequence MNNQQIEFLKRLAHGIALQFGPDCEVVVHDLRSDDPASTIVAIENGHITGRKIGDGPSNVVLKALHSDSGKLHDSYSYLTKTEDGKILKSTTIYLRDDDNKPIAIFAINYDIALFSAMEEALHAFTTHSDPSDAAPQTIPHNVTDLLDELIDQSVRLVGRPRALMTKDDKIKAIRFLNDSGAFLITKSGQKVCSYFGISKYTLYSYLDEAKNQD, from the coding sequence ATGAACAATCAGCAGATTGAATTTCTAAAGCGCCTGGCTCACGGCATAGCCCTGCAATTCGGCCCTGATTGCGAGGTTGTCGTTCATGACCTGCGCTCCGACGACCCTGCCAGCACTATTGTTGCGATTGAGAATGGTCATATCACCGGTCGCAAGATTGGCGACGGCCCCTCAAACGTAGTGCTCAAGGCGCTTCACTCCGATTCCGGGAAACTCCATGATTCTTACTCCTACCTTACTAAGACCGAAGATGGCAAGATTCTCAAATCTACTACCATCTACCTGCGCGACGATGACAATAAGCCCATTGCAATCTTTGCCATTAACTATGACATCGCGCTCTTCTCGGCAATGGAAGAAGCTTTGCACGCGTTTACCACACACAGTGACCCTTCCGATGCAGCTCCGCAAACCATTCCGCATAACGTTACCGATCTTTTGGATGAGCTCATTGATCAAAGCGTCCGCTTAGTCGGCCGTCCGCGCGCGCTGATGACAAAAGACGACAAAATCAAGGCGATTCGTTTTCTGAACGACTCTGGCGCCTTCCTTATCACGAAATCAGGACAGAAAGTCTGTTCCTACTTTGGCATCTCAAAATATACGCTCTACAGCTACCTTGACGAGGCAAAAAACCAGGACTAG
- a CDS encoding M20 family metallopeptidase, whose protein sequence is MGRLPENLPETARLTAQLIAIESTDPGTYEAAIEGFIKQWVIKHCSFKLAGHSFPLIQELEALPGRTCLRAILPATCADGDTDSRPAGDKTSPAACSVASDSKSLSPSYLTFICHMDTVTDGDSWDPETPAFTPVYKSGLLYGRGSCDMKGGLACALLAFRDACQAAARTGSLPKKSLSVIFTVDEEADMRGVEHAIDAGWLGEKGWVLDAEPTNNCIRGSHKGRTWFKITVDGITAHASTPWEGADAIAALAVVINEIRTGIQALPNHPELGRSTVTFGQVKGGYQPYVVPDKAELWIDMRLVPPANTRTAEKIVQAALSSAEEQVSGVHAHYDITGNRPPVVLPAESELLAAVRSCAQACGTPAGLAVFTGYTDTAVTASTCKNTDCLSYGPGELERAHKPNEYVPVADLERVYHVFRELTSRLSDDTTASD, encoded by the coding sequence TTGGGGAGATTACCTGAAAATTTACCTGAAACGGCACGACTTACCGCTCAGTTGATAGCCATCGAAAGCACTGATCCCGGTACCTATGAGGCGGCTATCGAAGGCTTCATTAAGCAGTGGGTTATTAAACACTGCTCGTTCAAGCTTGCGGGACATTCTTTTCCTCTGATACAAGAACTTGAAGCCCTTCCCGGCCGCACCTGTCTGCGCGCGATACTCCCTGCCACCTGTGCCGATGGCGATACCGATAGCCGGCCTGCCGGTGACAAAACCTCCCCTGCCGCCTGCAGCGTAGCTTCTGATAGTAAGTCTCTTTCCCCTTCCTACCTCACGTTCATTTGCCATATGGACACCGTGACCGACGGGGACAGCTGGGATCCTGAAACGCCCGCGTTCACGCCTGTTTACAAAAGCGGTCTCCTCTACGGTCGCGGCTCATGCGACATGAAAGGCGGCCTCGCCTGTGCGCTTCTCGCCTTCCGCGACGCGTGCCAAGCCGCCGCTCGCACAGGCTCGCTTCCCAAAAAATCTCTCTCCGTCATCTTTACCGTTGACGAAGAGGCCGATATGCGCGGTGTTGAACATGCCATCGATGCCGGCTGGCTTGGCGAGAAGGGCTGGGTGCTTGATGCCGAGCCCACCAACAACTGCATCCGCGGCTCGCACAAGGGACGCACCTGGTTCAAAATCACAGTCGATGGCATCACCGCACATGCCAGCACACCGTGGGAAGGCGCTGATGCCATTGCGGCTCTGGCCGTAGTAATCAACGAGATTCGCACAGGCATACAGGCGCTGCCCAACCATCCTGAACTGGGCCGCTCAACGGTTACGTTTGGACAGGTCAAGGGAGGATATCAACCCTATGTTGTTCCCGACAAGGCAGAGCTCTGGATTGACATGCGCCTGGTGCCGCCCGCGAACACTAGAACCGCCGAAAAGATAGTTCAAGCCGCGTTGTCGAGCGCGGAGGAACAGGTGTCCGGCGTACATGCCCACTACGACATCACCGGTAACCGACCACCCGTAGTACTTCCCGCTGAGTCAGAGCTTCTCGCCGCAGTGCGTTCCTGCGCTCAGGCATGTGGAACACCGGCGGGGCTTGCTGTCTTCACGGGCTACACAGATACGGCTGTTACAGCGTCTACATGCAAAAACACTGACTGTCTGTCATACGGACCGGGTGAGCTCGAACGAGCCCACAAGCCCAACGAATACGTTCCTGTCGCCGATCTTGAGCGCGTATATCATGTGTTCAGGGAGCTGACGTCAAGACTATCTGATGACACGACTGCAAGCGACTAA
- a CDS encoding ferritin — protein MALDAKVGEILNKQINKEFYSAYLYLTFADFFEDKGLKGFANWYVIQSQEEVAHARILRRYLLDNDWMPKMEAIAQPDLTFTEIIEPLKAALEHEQYITASINECYAVAQSVNDYRTMKLLDWYVEEQGEEEANASDQIKAVELFGGDAKNLFDLDRENAARVYTAPTMAM, from the coding sequence ATGGCACTTGACGCTAAAGTTGGAGAGATTCTTAACAAGCAAATCAACAAGGAGTTTTACTCTGCCTATCTCTATCTGACCTTTGCTGATTTCTTTGAGGACAAAGGACTCAAGGGGTTTGCGAATTGGTATGTCATCCAGTCTCAGGAAGAGGTGGCGCACGCTCGTATCCTGCGCCGCTATCTGCTTGACAACGACTGGATGCCCAAGATGGAGGCGATTGCTCAGCCGGATCTTACCTTTACGGAAATCATTGAACCGCTTAAGGCCGCTCTTGAGCATGAGCAGTACATCACGGCAAGCATTAACGAGTGCTATGCCGTTGCGCAGAGCGTTAACGATTACCGCACGATGAAACTGCTCGATTGGTACGTTGAAGAGCAGGGTGAAGAGGAGGCAAACGCGTCTGACCAAATCAAGGCCGTCGAGCTTTTTGGCGGCGATGCCAAGAACCTCTTTGATCTTGACCGTGAAAATGCCGCTCGCGTCTACACCGCACCTACGATGGCAATGTAG